DNA sequence from the Pedobacter sp. W3I1 genome:
GCCTCCAACTAAGAGCGAAATACCAACAGCCATGGGACTTTCCAGTAATTCGTCTATTTTTTTACTTAATAGCAGGCCAAATACTGCCGCAGGAATAAATGCGACTATTAATTTAATGTAGAAGTTTATTGATTTGAAGAACCTTTTGAAATAGAGTACAACTACTGACAGTATAGCGCCTAATTGGATGGCAATGGTGAATAGTTTTACAAATGGTTCTGATGCAATGCCCATAAACGATGATGCAATAATCATGTGTCCGGTGCTCGATACAGGTAAAAATTCAGTTAAACCTTCAATAATTGCCAGAATAATGGCTTCAAAATAGTTCATATTTTTAGAAAAGATAAGAAATAAAGAAAACGCTTAATCAAATAAATTAAGCGTTTTCAAGTATAATCCTTTAGGATAAAATTATTTTTTTAGGATCGCATAAATGCCAAAAGCAAAACCCGCCAACACCACTATCGGTGCCAATAAAGTTCTTCTGAAGTCATAAATATTACCAGTAGTGCCCATCATTAATATAAAGCCAACTGCTACAATTGCAATACTGATTAATAATAACTGATAGTTTTTTTTGGTAAAAACCAATTCGCTTTTAACGTCCTTTACAACCGGACCTGTTTTTTTTTCTGCCATTATCTATAAAGATGATAAGATTTTAAACGTAAATATCTGCTTACTGCAAACCATGTACTAATACCTGTTATAAAAATACCTACAATTAAAAGGCCTATAAATACGAAGCCAAATTCCTGGTAGTTATTTAAAATGATAATCTCAGGTACCTCTTTGCGGGCGTAAATTAAAGTTGCCAATAAAATAATGATGGCAATAAATGCGGCAATTAAGCCATGCAAAGCAGCATACAATAAGAAAGGACGCCGAATAAAGTTTTTCGTTGCACCAACTAACTGCATGCTTTTAATTAAAAAGCGCTGCGAGTAGATTGCTAATCTTATTGTATTGTTAATCAGGGCGATAGAAATGATCAGTAGTAATGCTGCAAAGGCTAAAATAATTAAACCAATGGTATTAATATTTTTGTTTACCATATCAATTAAAGAACTTTGGTAAACCACTTCTTTAACTACAGGGTTTTTAGAAATACTTGCTTTTAAGGCATCGATGCTTTTGTTGTTCGCATATTCTGCTTTTAAATACACATCGAAGGTAGAAGTTAGTGGGTTGTATCCTAAAAAGTTAACAAAATCCTCACCTAAATCCTGGGTTAAATTTCTTGCGGCAAGCTCTTTATTTACATATTGGGTTTGTTTTACCGCAGCATTTGCATTTAACTCTTTCTGGAAGGCTAAAACATCAGCTTCTTTTGCACCCTCATCAACAATAATGTTTAAAACGATGTTTTCTTTAACGTAGTTAGACAGGTTTTTGGCATGTACAAGTACCAAACCAAGTAGCCCCAGCATTAGTAAAACCAAGGCAATACTGATTATAGTCGAAATATAAACGGTTTTGGTTTTCTTAGATGCATCACTTACTTCGAATTCTTCCATGTATTTCATTTTTGTTTCTGCGAAAATATAAATTATACCTGATAAACACCAATTAATGATTGCTAAATGAATACTAACGTACACGATTAGCTTTTAGTTTGACGATTAAA
Encoded proteins:
- a CDS encoding DUF3098 domain-containing protein is translated as MAEKKTGPVVKDVKSELVFTKKNYQLLLISIAIVAVGFILMMGTTGNIYDFRRTLLAPIVVLAGFAFGIYAILKK
- a CDS encoding ABC transporter permease, producing the protein MEEFEVSDASKKTKTVYISTIISIALVLLMLGLLGLVLVHAKNLSNYVKENIVLNIIVDEGAKEADVLAFQKELNANAAVKQTQYVNKELAARNLTQDLGEDFVNFLGYNPLTSTFDVYLKAEYANNKSIDALKASISKNPVVKEVVYQSSLIDMVNKNINTIGLIILAFAALLLIISIALINNTIRLAIYSQRFLIKSMQLVGATKNFIRRPFLLYAALHGLIAAFIAIIILLATLIYARKEVPEIIILNNYQEFGFVFIGLLIVGIFITGISTWFAVSRYLRLKSYHLYR